The Phaseolus vulgaris cultivar G19833 chromosome 5, P. vulgaris v2.0, whole genome shotgun sequence genomic interval ATGCAGGACAATCTGGATGGCACACATACCCGTAGAAGACCAGTTGACCTTAATACATCAGAAGTTAAACCTGTACTTAATTACTCTATACAGACAGGTGAAGAATTTGCTCTTGAGTTTATAAGAGATAAGGTGAATATGAGGAAGCCTGTATTATCAGATGTCAGTGATTCAAATTATACCCCAGGTTATATGGAACTGAAAGGCATTTTAGGCATCAGCCATGCAGGATCAGAAAGTGGATCTGATATCTCTATGCTCTCAATGGCTGAGAAATATCCAAAAGAATTTGATAGAACGAGTACATTATTACCTGGAGAAAGAATCAACTATGGGTCTATCAGGTCAATGCCAAGAACTTCATTGAATCAGGACAATAGACAATTTGTGCCTGGGTATGGCTCTTTCGGAGCTTATGATAGATCAATGATTATGAAGTTTCTTTGCAGCTTTGGGGGTAGAATATTGCCACGACCATGCGATGGACATCTAAGGTATGTTGGAGGCCAAACACGTATTCTTCGAATAAGAAAGGACATATCTTGGCTGGAGCTCATGCAGACAGCATTACAAATCTATAGTCAGGTTTATGCAATCAAGTATCAGCTTCCTGGGGAAGATCTTGATGCTTTGGTATCTGTGTCATCTGATGAGGATTTGCAGAATATGATGGAGGAATGTAATCATCTACAAGATAGGGAAGGATCACAAAAGCCTAGGATGTTTTTGTTCTCAATGAGTGATTTGGAGGATGCTCAATTTGGTCTCAGCAGTATGGGTGATGATTCTGAGATTCAGTATGTTGTTGCTGTTAATGGCATGGACTTGGGATCAAGAAAAAACACTACCATGATTGGTGTCAGCGTTTCTGCAAATGACATAAATGAATTGGACAGGCAAAGTATTGACAGGGAGACTAATAATGGAGTTGGTATAGAATCTATTGTACAAGGAAATCCTCCCCCAACTAACAATTTTGACTCATCATTGGCTTCTCAATCTTCACCATCAGTGCTACCAACTTCCTCGAATTCTTACGAAAAATATCCACTGTTTTATGGTGATCAAATGATGTGGCATGGGGAGCTTAGTAATAGTAATCAATACTTTATTAATCATGGCCTTGTTCCTTCTCATAAACCTGTTACTGGAGAGACTCCGATGATTATGCCTCCCCATATGCTTGTCAATCAACAAGGGATTTTGAATGAAGGTCTTCCGCCTCGAGGAATACAAGTACAAAATTCAGAAATACCAACAACATTTGCAAACAAGATGGTTATTAGTTCAATTCCACAAGTAAGTGACCCTGGGAAAGTTTTGGCCTCAGAATTACCATCACCCCCTCCTACTCAACTGCTTAATGgttacattaaaaataattttcctgAAGCATCTGTTGTAGTTACTGCACCAGAGGGGttttcattgcatcctccaaaCATGGACAAGCACCAAGATTATGAAGAGACTTCTTCTACATGTAGCAGTGCATTTGGTCCTACATATGTTGATTCCCACTCCAATGCATCTGACTTGAGTTCTCTTCATCCTCCTCCTCTTCCAAAGAGAGTTTACTATTCGGAGAGAATTCCACGGGAAGAAGTAGAGTTGCTGAACCGGTCCTCAAAATCCGATGATACACACAACTCTCAGTTTCATGTTTCAGATTTACTCTCTGATGTCAACCCACCAGATTCAGTTAGAGAATCAGTTAACAAGTTGCGTGATGGAAATCTGCCTAATCTAAATGAGGAATTAAGCATCACAGAAAATCCATTACATGCAAATGTCTTTGCTGTTGATAATGGGACTGCGAATAATCAAATATACAAACAGCTGCCTGATACAAGCACTCAGATAAAATCAAAGCTAACAGAGCATGTGAATCCTGAGCTAAGGCAGGCATTACCGGACAATGAAGGACACACAAATGTGTTAAATAAAGATAATGTTGTTGGGTTGGAAATGGAAATTTATAGTAATAATAGCTATAACAAACCCCTGATTGATGAGACAAAAGCCAATAAACTTGACTTGCATAATTTGCCCCAGGTTTCTTCTGGTAAGAACCTTGATGATCCTGCATCCAATCTTCCAGAGGTTGATTGGGGTGATACCTCTGTGAAGGAGTCTAATGACAATACTAATGTGCAAGCCTTAGCTGTATCTCGAAATGGGAATATAGATGATGATTTTGAAGAATTTCCTTCTGATGTCGTTTCAAAACAAGCACATGTTGACATCCTTATTGATATTAATGATCGGTTTCCTCGTGAATTTTTTACTGATATATTCTCTAAAGTAGTTCTTGAAGAAGATCCCTCTAGTTTCCATCCATTAACCTCAAATGGAGTGGGCTTAAGTGTAAACATGGAAAATTGTGAACCTAAACGATGGtcttattttcaaaaattggCTCAAGCAGGGATTGATAGTGTGTCTCTTATTGATCAAGATCATCTTGGTTTTGCACCTGCGATAGGAAAAGTGGTTGGAGATGATAGGACTCAACATGTTACACCTTTAACAACTGATGAAGTTTCTCTGAACCATGCCGACTCCCACCTCAATTTTGTAGAAGAAAATTTGCTTGGAAGGATTGGAGCAGAAACGAAATCTAACTATGATCATTCCCAAGTGAATGACACTGAAAGTATGCAATTTTCCGCCATGATGGAAAACATTAGAGCTCAAGAGTCAGAATGTGAGGTATGATTTTAACTATTTTTGGTTTTGGACTatgtatataaatatgtttatatGCTTACAAAAGTTCTTATCACTTAGGTTGGGATGTTTGAAAAAAGGAATGGCAATGTACATCCTCTTGATACGAGTTCTTTACAGGTAAGATGCTTATTCATGCGTGTGAAATATTCTTGTGTTTGCAATTGTGGGTATGGGAACTAAAGAGGATTTTgcaaaagaaagttcattactGGTTATCTTTACATGGATTGTTGTCTTGTGTATAAATTGATGCTACTTAGAATAACAATGAGAATGCATATTTTCCTGGTCTGATTCTTAACTATTCATTTAATTATCAAGGGTTGATTAGGTTGGGTTAAAAATTTTAGTTTGCACTCTGCAGTAAATTAGGAGGCTTGTATTTTAGTGATGAACATGACCTAATCATGTTAATCTATTCATACCCTTGTTTTTCCATTTAAATTCTCATGTCACAGAAATTGCAATAATTACAAAATCCAACTTTGTTTCTTTCTACTTCCAACCTCCTATATTTAGAAGAATGGTTTAAATTCCTTAAGCATGTATAAAATACTAATGTACATTGGTACCAGAAGGTTCCTCACTAGGTGATGGTATGGGGGAGGATTGTTTATGCAGCCCTACCCTTGTTTATGCCATGAGGTTGATTTTGTATATATTAGGAAGTAAGTCTGTGCCTAATTCAATCTCAGAAAACTGGCTTGCAAGTTGAGGAATGCCCTCATTTATATATGTAAATTGGCCTTATCTCTTGTCGATGTGGGTCTCCAACACACCTCTTACGCCGAGACATGTATGAGATTAGATATTTGTGGGTGGTCCGATATCTGTCTGATAGCAAGTGGTCTGGAAAGTGAGTGACACGATAGGTTTTGAGTTATGATCTTTTATCTCCTTTCTGATCCTCCTACGATCCTCGAGTTTAACAACATTGCTTGCTAGGATAGACTTTGATACAATATTAAAAACTGGTTCATGTCTAATTCAATCTCACAAAACCGACTTGTAAGGTAAGAATTGCCTCCACTTTGTTACTGTAAATTGACCTTATCTTTAGTTGATATGATATCTCCAACAGTATTCAAACCCATGACTAACCAATCACCAATGGTCATTGTCTTTTCAGTTTCTAATTGCATCAGTAGTTGTTGATTCCTTCTGTTACATAGAACCAAAAGAGAGGATAAAGCTGGATATACtggaaaaaattgttaatatgaGGCTAGAATTGACAATGTGTTATTATATAGACTGTTGCTGATACATTTTAGGAAGTTTTATATGTTAGCCTTACTGTATTTTTGTTCTATATCATTAGAGTATCTTGCAATTAATACTAGGATTGTATATGTAAACAATCCATAATCACATGGATTTGTCCCTTAGAATAAGTTTTTCCTATTTCTTAAAATTATCTGCAGGTTcctgtatatatataaatctgATGCatctcataaaataaaatatcatagaTTATTcctaaaattgagaaaggagaaATCAGTTAAGATAATTAGAATAGGTCAGTTAGATATAAATAGGGGAAGAAGGATGGGATATTCATTTTGTGAAAGGAAAAATCCTTCCCTTCACAAAAAGATTTCTCCTTTCACAAAGAGCTAATGCTCAATCTACAAAATGAATACCCCCCTTTCCTATCCTTCTTCCCCTATTTATATTTAAGTAATGTCTCAAGTAACTAATTAACTTATTAATATTCTAACGATCTTAACTGATTTCTCCTTCTCACATCCTAACACAATGTGTGGAGACTAAGACATTTCTTTATGTGGATTGCAGTTGCTTGCTGTTTGTCTTACAACATTCTCAAGAGGAATTAGCTCTAAGATTTCTTTATATTTTGCATTGATCATGATACAATACAGTTTAAATATGTCTTTTGAACTTACTGATCATAGATAGTTAGGCAGTCTTTGTCTTTCTTTAGTTGTTAAGTGCTACTTGCTTGTACTAAGTACTGAGGCTTCAATAATCTATACAGTATGTTAATAATTTTGGTGGTTCTTCTTTTGATGAAAAGGTGTGTGCTTTACCGGACCaaaaatttgatgaaaaataGGTTTCTATCTAGAGTAAGTAAATAATCAAATTCTTTGTCAAGTGTCAACTACTGCTCATTCGGTTATCTCTGTACTTCCTAATAGTTCTTTCCTGCTAACTTTACCTTCTGAAATTACTTCAAAAGAAAACTTACGACACTTTACTTGGGGTAACCACTGATGAGATCAGAAACTTCCCAAAATAATTGAATCAGATTAGATTATTAAATTTCACCAATTTCAACAAGAGGTAGTGTGTGTCTCTGTTACTTTCATCTAGTGGAGCTTCAAGGGTGTTATTGGGAAGTAGAAGTTATTAAAGTTATTGATATTTTCTATTTAACTATTCAAATTATTTGGTAGCATGTTCATTTGACATGATCTATATCATGTAGACTAACAATGCATTTTATGTGCTTGTCAATAACGTTCTTGGTTTTAGTATCTGTCTTCGACCTTTTTTCTTCCCTCATTTGACCTTGTAAAGTGTATGCTTCTAACCAActagctattttttttttgccttCACAAGT includes:
- the LOC137834988 gene encoding uncharacterized protein; the encoded protein is METRFDEWHQSGSQPVMQDNLDGTHTRRRPVDLNTSEVKPVLNYSIQTGEEFALEFIRDKVNMRKPVLSDVSDSNYTPGYMELKGILGISHAGSESGSDISMLSMAEKYPKEFDRTSTLLPGERINYGSIRSMPRTSLNQDNRQFVPGYGSFGAYDRSMIMKFLCSFGGRILPRPCDGHLRYVGGQTRILRIRKDISWLELMQTALQIYSQVYAIKYQLPGEDLDALVSVSSDEDLQNMMEECNHLQDREGSQKPRMFLFSMSDLEDAQFGLSSMGDDSEIQYVVAVNGMDLGSRKNTTMIGVSVSANDINELDRQSIDRETNNGVGIESIVQGNPPPTNNFDSSLASQSSPSVLPTSSNSYEKYPLFYGDQMMWHGELSNSNQYFINHGLVPSHKPVTGETPMIMPPHMLVNQQGILNEGLPPRGIQVQNSEIPTTFANKMVISSIPQVSDPGKVLASELPSPPPTQLLNGYIKNNFPEASVVVTAPEGFSLHPPNMDKHQDYEETSSTCSSAFGPTYVDSHSNASDLSSLHPPPLPKRVYYSERIPREEVELLNRSSKSDDTHNSQFHVSDLLSDVNPPDSVRESVNKLRDGNLPNLNEELSITENPLHANVFAVDNGTANNQIYKQLPDTSTQIKSKLTEHVNPELRQALPDNEGHTNVLNKDNVVGLEMEIYSNNSYNKPLIDETKANKLDLHNLPQVSSGKNLDDPASNLPEVDWGDTSVKESNDNTNVQALAVSRNGNIDDDFEEFPSDVVSKQAHVDILIDINDRFPREFFTDIFSKVVLEEDPSSFHPLTSNGVGLSVNMENCEPKRWSYFQKLAQAGIDSVSLIDQDHLGFAPAIGKVVGDDRTQHVTPLTTDEVSLNHADSHLNFVEENLLGRIGAETKSNYDHSQVNDTESMQFSAMMENIRAQESECEVGMFEKRNGNVHPLDTSSLQVIMNDDLEELKELGSGTFGTVYHGKWRGTDVAIKRIKKICFTGRSSEQERLTVEFWREADILSKLHHPNVVAFYGVVQDGPGGTMATVTEYMVDGSLRHVLLRKDRYLDFRKRLIIAMDTAFGMEYLHSQNIVHFDLKCDNLLVNMKDPMRPICKVGDFGLSKIKRNTLVSGGVRGTLPWMAPELLNGSSNKVSEKVDVFSFGIVLWEILTGEEPYANMHYGAIIGGIVNNTLRPTIPNHCDSEWRKLMEQCWAPNPAARPSFTEIASRLRIMSAAAKSSGQKTSK